In the Marinomonas algicola genome, one interval contains:
- a CDS encoding putative 2-aminoethylphosphonate ABC transporter substrate-binding protein, whose protein sequence is MTQNTLLKRLAVLAGITASSMSVNAAQTELTVYTAVEAQDLKKYAARFNAEHPEIKINWVRDSTGVVTAKLLAEKNNPQADVVWGLAATSLMMLKNEDMLQFYKPKGYDAISPNFKDLDKEPVWTGMDAWIAAVCYNTVEAEKLGLPKPTSWSDLKDPAYKGHIIMPNPSSSGTGFLDVSSWLQIFGQDGGWEYMDGLHENISRYTHSGSKPCKLAAAGEIPIGISFAFRAAKSKKSGAPLDIIFPEEGLGWDMEATAIIKGTDKLDAAQTLVDWTISKQANEMYNEGYAVVAMPGIAKPIEFYPENAESLMIDNDFEWSAKNRDLILSTWQQRYDGKSEPK, encoded by the coding sequence ATGACACAGAATACGCTACTAAAACGTCTGGCTGTTTTGGCTGGTATTACCGCCTCATCGATGTCTGTCAATGCGGCGCAAACTGAATTAACGGTTTACACTGCGGTTGAAGCGCAAGACCTTAAAAAGTACGCTGCGCGTTTTAATGCTGAGCATCCTGAAATTAAAATCAACTGGGTACGTGACTCGACAGGGGTTGTGACAGCCAAGTTATTAGCCGAAAAAAACAACCCACAAGCGGATGTTGTTTGGGGATTGGCGGCAACAAGTTTGATGATGTTAAAAAATGAAGACATGCTGCAATTTTACAAGCCAAAAGGCTATGATGCGATCTCCCCTAATTTCAAAGACCTTGATAAAGAGCCTGTCTGGACAGGCATGGATGCTTGGATTGCCGCCGTTTGTTATAACACAGTGGAAGCCGAGAAACTGGGTCTACCAAAACCAACGTCTTGGAGCGATCTGAAGGATCCTGCTTACAAAGGGCATATTATTATGCCAAACCCAAGTTCTTCGGGTACGGGTTTCTTAGACGTTAGTAGCTGGTTACAAATTTTTGGACAAGATGGCGGCTGGGAATATATGGATGGCTTGCATGAGAACATCAGCCGTTATACTCACTCCGGGTCAAAGCCTTGTAAATTAGCCGCAGCAGGTGAAATTCCCATCGGCATCTCGTTTGCGTTCCGCGCGGCTAAATCAAAAAAATCAGGTGCGCCATTAGACATTATCTTTCCAGAAGAAGGTCTTGGTTGGGATATGGAAGCAACCGCGATTATCAAAGGTACGGATAAGTTAGATGCGGCACAAACCTTGGTGGATTGGACCATCTCGAAACAAGCCAATGAAATGTACAACGAAGGATATGCTGTTGTGGCTATGCCTGGTATTGCTAAACCAATCGAATTTTACCCTGAAAATGCAGAGTCATTGATGATTGATAATGACTTCGAATGGTCTGCAAAAAATCGTGACCTGATTCTGTCTACGTGGCAGCAACGTTACGACGGTAAAAGTGAACCTAAGTAA
- a CDS encoding UTRA domain-containing protein, translating to MANSQYRALQRHFSDLIEKKLLEAGAKLPSEREIGEAFKLTRVTVRQALQNLEAEGLIYRQNRRGWFVTPPAVIYDPASNLSFNLYVTEQGHVPYTEKLLQQVEPASAEVAQLMCIKEGTPVLFLHRRRSIDQRPVLIEKMYINIDLLPDIENEDLSQSLSLILQQKYQRQYRDMDLSFKSTSLPSHAANDLGISTGQAGLHVERINYTADKKVLEIDYEFWRHDAVSIKISINN from the coding sequence ATGGCTAATAGCCAATACCGCGCATTACAGAGACACTTTAGTGACCTAATTGAGAAAAAACTTCTTGAGGCTGGCGCTAAGTTGCCATCTGAGAGAGAAATAGGAGAAGCCTTTAAGTTAACCCGTGTCACCGTTAGGCAAGCATTGCAAAATCTCGAAGCGGAAGGGTTAATATACCGACAAAATCGTCGTGGCTGGTTTGTTACTCCGCCAGCGGTTATTTATGATCCAGCGAGCAATTTAAGCTTTAATTTATATGTAACTGAACAAGGTCATGTGCCGTATACGGAGAAATTATTGCAGCAAGTTGAGCCAGCCAGTGCAGAAGTGGCTCAATTAATGTGCATAAAGGAGGGCACTCCAGTGTTATTTTTACATCGTCGGCGTTCGATTGATCAACGACCCGTTTTAATTGAAAAAATGTACATTAATATTGACCTGTTACCAGATATAGAAAACGAAGATCTAAGTCAATCATTAAGCCTTATATTGCAGCAGAAATATCAGCGTCAATACCGTGATATGGATCTGTCTTTTAAGTCGACTTCTTTGCCTTCTCATGCGGCCAATGATCTAGGGATCTCTACTGGACAAGCGGGTTTGCACGTTGAAAGAATTAATTATACGGCCGATAAAAAAGTCCTTGAAATTGATTATGAATTTTGGCGTCATGATGCCGTTTCCATTAAAATATCGATCAATAATTGA
- a CDS encoding ABC transporter substrate-binding protein encodes MKKLALSLTAVAFSISAATTHAGEVEVLHWWTSGGEAASINVLKGLMEEEGHTWKDFAVAGGAGESAMTVLKSRAISGNPPASAQIKGPTIQEWGDLGFLTNLDDVAKAGDWDVVLPQVVSNTMKHEGHYVAAPVNVHRVNWLWANPEVFRKSGASIPTTWKQFISEADKIKAAGFTPLAHGGQAWQDATLFEAIALEKGAKFYNSAFIGLSDDTLRSDEMIDVFRTFKKVRGYVDSGFSGRDWNIATSMVINGDAAMQIMGDWAKGEFTAAGKKAGIDYVCYPAPGTSEMFTFNIDSLAMFKVKGEDNQKAQQDLARLILEPEFQETFNLNKGSIPARLNMSREKFDTCAHSSMDSFLASSTTGNLLPSMAHGMAASSMVQGAIYDVVTNYFNDESMTPEVAVDKLARAVKASM; translated from the coding sequence ATGAAAAAACTTGCTTTAAGTTTAACCGCCGTTGCTTTCTCTATCTCTGCTGCAACAACCCATGCTGGTGAAGTAGAAGTATTACACTGGTGGACATCTGGCGGTGAAGCGGCTTCTATTAACGTCTTAAAAGGGCTAATGGAAGAAGAAGGTCATACTTGGAAAGATTTCGCTGTTGCAGGTGGTGCGGGTGAATCAGCCATGACCGTTCTAAAATCTCGTGCGATTTCTGGTAACCCGCCAGCCAGTGCTCAAATCAAAGGCCCAACCATTCAAGAATGGGGTGACTTAGGCTTCCTAACAAACCTAGATGACGTTGCTAAAGCGGGTGACTGGGACGTGGTATTGCCTCAAGTCGTGAGCAATACAATGAAACACGAAGGTCACTATGTTGCCGCACCGGTAAACGTTCACCGTGTAAATTGGTTATGGGCGAACCCTGAAGTATTCCGCAAATCTGGCGCTAGCATCCCTACCACGTGGAAACAATTCATTTCCGAAGCCGATAAAATCAAAGCGGCCGGTTTCACACCGCTTGCACACGGTGGTCAAGCGTGGCAAGACGCTACTTTATTTGAAGCCATTGCGTTAGAAAAAGGCGCGAAGTTCTACAACAGCGCGTTCATTGGTCTATCCGATGATACGCTGCGTAGCGACGAGATGATTGATGTCTTCCGCACCTTCAAAAAAGTACGTGGTTATGTGGATTCCGGTTTCTCTGGTCGTGATTGGAACATTGCGACTTCTATGGTTATCAACGGTGATGCCGCCATGCAAATCATGGGAGATTGGGCGAAAGGTGAATTCACCGCGGCAGGTAAAAAAGCAGGCATCGATTACGTTTGCTACCCAGCGCCAGGCACAAGCGAAATGTTTACCTTTAACATCGACAGTTTAGCGATGTTTAAAGTAAAAGGTGAAGACAACCAAAAAGCACAGCAAGATTTGGCTCGTTTAATCTTAGAACCAGAATTCCAAGAAACCTTTAACTTGAATAAAGGATCTATTCCAGCGCGTCTAAACATGTCTCGCGAGAAGTTTGACACTTGTGCTCACTCTTCTATGGATTCTTTCCTAGCAAGTTCAACTACAGGTAACCTGTTACCAAGTATGGCCCATGGAATGGCCGCCTCTTCAATGGTTCAAGGCGCTATCTACGATGTAGTAACAAACTACTTCAATGACGAGTCTATGACGCCAGAAGTCGCTGTAGATAAATTGGCTAGAGCGGTAAAAGCAAGTATGTAA
- a CDS encoding carbohydrate ABC transporter permease has translation MKTNAINSEPTNARAGRPARLSLADWMPKIVMAPTVIVTLVCMYGYMIWTAVLSMTNSRMLPSYDFVGLSQYERLFNNDRWIVALTNLGIFGGLFILICLVLGVILAIFLDQKIRSEGAIRTIYLYPMAISFIVTGTAWKWLLNPTNGFEKLMIDMGFTDFTFDWLVNPDKVVYCLVIAAVWQASGFVMALFLAGLRGVDGDLIKAAQLDGANTFTTYRRIILPSLKPVFFSAMVILSHIAIKSFDLVAALTNGGPGYSSDLPANFMYAHTFTRSQIGLGSASAMVMLGCVLAILVPYLYSELRGERNE, from the coding sequence ATGAAAACAAACGCCATTAACTCTGAGCCTACTAACGCTCGGGCAGGCCGACCTGCACGCTTATCGCTCGCAGACTGGATGCCAAAAATTGTCATGGCACCTACGGTTATAGTCACGCTAGTTTGCATGTACGGATACATGATCTGGACGGCCGTACTTTCCATGACGAACTCTCGTATGCTGCCATCTTATGATTTTGTTGGATTAAGCCAATACGAACGCTTATTCAACAATGATCGCTGGATTGTCGCCCTGACTAACTTGGGCATTTTTGGCGGTTTATTTATTCTTATCTGCTTGGTTCTAGGTGTTATTTTAGCGATTTTCCTAGATCAAAAAATTCGTTCTGAAGGCGCTATTCGTACCATTTATCTTTACCCTATGGCGATTTCTTTTATCGTAACGGGTACGGCTTGGAAGTGGTTATTAAACCCAACAAACGGTTTTGAAAAACTCATGATCGACATGGGCTTTACCGATTTCACATTTGATTGGTTAGTTAATCCAGATAAAGTAGTTTACTGCTTAGTTATTGCCGCTGTTTGGCAAGCATCTGGTTTTGTAATGGCCTTATTCCTAGCGGGACTTAGAGGTGTGGATGGCGACCTTATTAAAGCCGCTCAACTTGATGGCGCGAATACCTTTACAACGTATCGTCGGATCATTTTACCTTCGTTAAAGCCTGTTTTTTTCAGTGCTATGGTGATCTTATCTCACATCGCTATTAAGAGCTTTGACCTAGTAGCCGCCTTGACCAATGGTGGGCCGGGCTATTCTTCCGATTTACCCGCCAACTTCATGTATGCGCATACGTTTACCCGTAGCCAAATCGGCCTAGGTTCCGCCTCCGCTATGGTGATGTTGGGTTGCGTACTTGCGATACTCGTTCCTTATCTGTATTCCGAATTACGAGGAGAGCGCAATGAGTAA
- a CDS encoding carbohydrate ABC transporter permease, translated as MSNIQAIRRKTTAVERLLRVALYLVLISVAAIYLLPFIVMLITSLKDVEEIRTGTLLSLPSSLYFDSWSKAWSSACTGSTCDGISPFFLNSFQIVIPAVIISTILGAINGYVISMWKFRGSDLFFAALLIGCFIPFQVILLPMARTLGWLGIANTTTGLVFVHVVYGVAFTTLFFRNFYQSVPGELVKAARLDGAGFFTIFYRIILPISTPIIVVTVIWQFTQIWNDFLFGVAFSGFDTQPVTVALNNLVNTSFGGKEYNVDMAAAIMAALPTLIVYVLAGKYFVRGLTAGAVKG; from the coding sequence ATGAGTAATATTCAAGCCATTCGCCGTAAAACAACCGCTGTTGAAAGACTGCTACGCGTTGCCTTGTATCTGGTGTTAATCAGTGTTGCGGCGATTTATTTGTTGCCTTTTATTGTTATGCTGATTACCTCATTAAAGGACGTTGAAGAAATACGAACAGGAACCCTTCTGTCTTTGCCTTCAAGTTTGTATTTTGATTCATGGAGCAAAGCGTGGTCATCTGCCTGTACTGGCAGTACCTGCGACGGTATCTCTCCGTTTTTCTTAAATTCATTTCAAATCGTAATACCCGCGGTGATTATCTCCACCATTTTGGGAGCCATTAATGGTTATGTTATTTCCATGTGGAAATTCCGTGGTAGCGACTTGTTCTTTGCGGCCTTATTGATTGGCTGCTTCATTCCCTTCCAAGTCATTTTGTTGCCAATGGCAAGAACACTCGGTTGGTTAGGTATCGCGAATACCACGACCGGATTGGTTTTTGTCCATGTGGTCTATGGCGTCGCGTTTACAACCTTATTTTTCCGTAACTTTTATCAATCCGTGCCAGGTGAACTCGTAAAAGCCGCTCGCTTAGATGGCGCTGGCTTCTTTACCATTTTTTATCGCATCATACTGCCGATTTCGACGCCCATTATTGTGGTAACCGTCATTTGGCAATTTACTCAAATTTGGAATGACTTCTTATTTGGTGTTGCATTCTCTGGCTTCGATACACAGCCAGTTACCGTTGCGTTGAATAACTTGGTGAACACCAGCTTTGGCGGGAAAGAATATAACGTCGATATGGCGGCCGCCATTATGGCCGCCTTACCAACACTGATTGTGTATGTATTAGCTGGAAAATATTTTGTTCGAGGATTAACAGCAGGCGCTGTCAAAGGCTAA
- a CDS encoding ABC transporter ATP-binding protein, protein MANLVIDNVIKRYGQTEVLKGINIAIEAGEFLILVGPSGCGKSTLMNSIAGLEDVTDGRILIDDKDVTYANPKDRDIAMVFQSYALYPNMTVEQNISFGLEMRKVPKEDRDIEVKRVAEMLQITHLLHRKPAQLSGGQRQRVAMGRALARRPQLYLFDEPLSNLDAKLRVEMRTEIKKLHQKLGTTIVYVTHDQIEAMTLADRIAVMKDGEVQQLGTPQEIYDNPANLFVAGFMGSPAMNFIPTKVVATENGPMLELDAVQKTLLPFPNKDCLANYVGKTIMLGLRPEMITEPQAHKDGQPFVVTTDINVEVTEPMGADTMILTRVKDNEINCRSHPAYPAKPGDNIKMMFDTSKAVAFDKDSGVRLDT, encoded by the coding sequence ATGGCAAACTTAGTCATAGATAATGTAATAAAGCGTTATGGTCAAACAGAAGTTTTAAAAGGCATCAATATTGCGATTGAGGCGGGTGAATTTCTTATTTTAGTCGGCCCATCTGGTTGTGGTAAGTCTACATTGATGAATTCTATTGCAGGATTAGAGGATGTGACTGACGGACGTATTTTAATCGATGATAAAGATGTGACTTACGCCAACCCAAAAGATCGTGACATCGCCATGGTGTTCCAATCCTACGCTTTGTATCCAAACATGACAGTGGAACAAAATATTTCATTTGGTTTAGAAATGCGAAAAGTACCAAAAGAAGACCGTGATATTGAAGTGAAGCGCGTTGCTGAAATGTTACAAATCACCCATCTTTTGCATCGTAAACCGGCTCAACTATCCGGCGGTCAAAGGCAGCGTGTCGCCATGGGCCGAGCTCTTGCTCGTCGACCACAGCTTTATCTATTTGATGAGCCACTGTCCAACCTTGATGCAAAATTGCGTGTAGAAATGCGTACTGAGATCAAGAAACTGCACCAAAAACTGGGCACAACCATTGTGTATGTCACCCACGACCAAATTGAAGCCATGACCTTGGCCGATCGAATTGCCGTAATGAAAGACGGGGAAGTTCAACAGTTAGGCACACCACAGGAAATTTACGATAATCCAGCTAATTTATTTGTCGCTGGCTTTATGGGATCGCCTGCAATGAACTTTATTCCTACTAAGGTTGTTGCCACAGAAAATGGCCCGATGTTGGAACTGGATGCGGTACAAAAAACATTACTGCCTTTCCCAAACAAAGATTGCTTAGCAAACTATGTCGGCAAAACCATCATGCTTGGCTTACGCCCTGAAATGATTACCGAGCCACAAGCACATAAAGATGGGCAGCCTTTTGTGGTCACCACAGACATCAATGTTGAAGTGACCGAGCCAATGGGTGCCGACACCATGATACTGACTCGAGTAAAAGACAATGAAATCAACTGTCGATCTCATCCAGCGTATCCGGCCAAGCCTGGCGATAACATCAAGATGATGTTTGATACCTCGAAAGCCGTTGCCTTTGACAAAGACTCAGGCGTTCGTCTCGACACATAA
- a CDS encoding NADPH-dependent FMN reductase — translation MKVFAFGASGSRTSVNQTLALFAANKLPSVTPIELTTLEENDFDLPLFTSQQEEALEQETGNKAHPHAQSFLDKIQAADVVIVSFAEHNGNYSAAFKNLFDWSSRIEQKMFQNKPTLLLATSPGARGGKSVLEIAEKSLPRFGAAIVGALAIPSFFDAFDENMTRLRNDELSYKMDTLLQDLANYSR, via the coding sequence ATGAAAGTATTTGCTTTTGGCGCGAGTGGCAGCCGTACGTCGGTTAATCAAACATTAGCTTTATTTGCAGCGAATAAATTGCCCAGTGTAACACCGATTGAATTAACCACCTTGGAGGAAAACGATTTTGATTTACCTCTGTTTACATCGCAGCAAGAAGAGGCATTAGAGCAAGAAACAGGTAACAAAGCCCATCCACACGCCCAATCTTTTCTCGATAAAATTCAAGCGGCCGATGTGGTGATTGTGTCTTTTGCCGAACACAATGGTAACTACTCCGCCGCGTTTAAGAATCTTTTTGATTGGTCTTCTCGCATTGAACAGAAGATGTTTCAAAACAAGCCTACTTTATTGTTAGCGACGTCTCCCGGTGCTCGTGGCGGTAAATCCGTGTTGGAAATCGCCGAAAAATCCTTACCTCGTTTTGGGGCGGCGATTGTGGGTGCGCTGGCTATTCCGAGCTTTTTTGATGCGTTTGATGAGAACATGACCCGGCTTCGCAATGATGAATTGTCTTATAAAATGGACACTTTATTGCAAGACCTTGCTAACTATAGTCGTTAA
- a CDS encoding tetratricopeptide repeat protein encodes MMNTKIYKSVHTLAEQLMAASEKEDRTEFDALYAELNAICIDNENTDKDHPVQWETLADFTEELEDAILGYEKALKKAVAINSKDYMSSIAFSMATLQLELGQTDEAIKNLQAAKVSANKIEDKEFKREIHSLLERLLVEAR; translated from the coding sequence ATGATGAATACTAAGATCTACAAATCGGTCCATACTCTAGCGGAACAACTAATGGCCGCCTCAGAAAAGGAAGATCGCACAGAGTTTGACGCACTTTATGCGGAACTAAACGCTATTTGTATCGACAATGAAAATACCGATAAAGATCACCCTGTCCAATGGGAAACATTAGCGGATTTTACGGAAGAGTTGGAAGACGCTATTTTAGGGTATGAGAAAGCGCTCAAAAAAGCCGTAGCCATTAATTCTAAGGATTATATGTCTTCTATTGCCTTTTCAATGGCAACGCTGCAGCTGGAATTAGGCCAAACTGATGAGGCCATTAAGAACCTACAAGCCGCTAAAGTAAGCGCGAATAAGATTGAAGACAAAGAATTCAAACGAGAAATCCATTCTCTATTGGAACGCTTATTGGTGGAAGCTAGATAA
- a CDS encoding spermidine synthase, producing the protein MSLLFEEIDSQASLLGEISLRRRRIPALGERDIYEVKLGEEFLMSSMFVDAEEALAEFGLAAVKGDTISVAVGGLGLGYTAVAALKDPRISELFVVDALETVIGWHKNELVPLGKILNADTRNHYVLGSFFDLATETTAGFDPLNRGKKMDAILLDIDHSPTEFLNAANARFYTTENLSIMAGHLKENGVFAMWSQNLPESRFEALLSTVFTKVESHVVTFDNPFQGTPSTNSVYVCIK; encoded by the coding sequence ATGTCCCTATTATTTGAAGAAATTGATAGCCAAGCGTCCCTATTAGGTGAAATCTCTCTGCGCAGAAGGCGTATACCCGCTTTAGGAGAGAGAGACATTTATGAAGTTAAGCTTGGCGAAGAGTTTTTAATGTCGAGCATGTTTGTGGATGCCGAAGAAGCACTTGCCGAGTTTGGCTTAGCGGCCGTAAAAGGAGACACCATCAGTGTTGCCGTGGGTGGATTGGGCCTTGGATACACCGCTGTTGCGGCATTAAAAGACCCTAGAATTTCTGAGCTCTTTGTGGTCGATGCACTGGAAACCGTGATAGGCTGGCATAAAAATGAGCTTGTTCCTCTCGGAAAAATATTAAACGCGGATACACGTAATCACTACGTACTAGGCAGTTTCTTTGATCTAGCCACAGAGACAACGGCCGGCTTTGATCCGCTTAACAGGGGGAAGAAAATGGATGCCATTCTGTTGGATATTGACCATTCTCCTACAGAATTTTTGAATGCAGCAAACGCACGCTTTTACACAACGGAAAACCTAAGCATTATGGCTGGGCACCTTAAGGAAAACGGCGTCTTTGCCATGTGGTCACAAAACCTGCCAGAAAGCCGTTTTGAAGCACTCTTAAGCACGGTATTCACAAAAGTAGAATCTCACGTAGTGACCTTTGATAATCCCTTCCAAGGCACACCATCCACAAACTCCGTTTATGTTTGTATCAAGTGA
- a CDS encoding SEFIR domain-containing protein, translating into METPKLFISYSWSNPTHEQWVIELANELTESGIHVILDKWDLKEGHDSVAFMEKMVTDPEISKVAIVCDEVYASKADGRSGGVGTETQIISREVYENQEQGKFVAIIPEKDDQGKAFLPTYYKSRIYIDLSEPDNYADNFEKLLRWIYDKPLYTRPEIGKRPSFLEGSEGISLGTTATHKRAISAIKENKPFLSGALDEYLTTFVSNLDKFRIKDKNGEFDDQVIDSLEKFIPYRNEAISLFVALAQYAPTEENISKLHRFFEALIPYMNRPENVHSWNEWDFDNFKFIAHELFLYLVAVLIKHEKFSEVNLLLNQEYYVSGQSDYGKDVMVGYDAFRTHLRSLEHRNTRLKLNRVSLHADLMEQRSKLSGIEFRYLMQADFILFMRAEVQQSDYYSRWFPYTLVYIGRFHSALEVFARSSSKSYFEKSKCILGIDKPSDLNELMEVYRTERKRLPGWLFDSFSPPVLLGYEQLATKT; encoded by the coding sequence ATGGAAACCCCAAAATTATTTATATCTTATAGTTGGTCTAATCCAACACACGAGCAATGGGTTATTGAGTTAGCAAACGAGTTAACCGAATCTGGCATTCATGTCATTCTAGATAAGTGGGATCTTAAGGAAGGCCATGATTCTGTAGCTTTCATGGAAAAGATGGTTACTGACCCTGAAATATCAAAAGTGGCAATTGTATGCGATGAAGTTTATGCATCAAAAGCAGATGGTCGGTCGGGAGGTGTAGGAACTGAAACGCAGATCATTTCACGTGAGGTATATGAAAATCAGGAGCAAGGAAAATTTGTAGCAATCATTCCTGAAAAAGATGATCAAGGTAAAGCATTTTTACCTACATATTATAAATCTAGGATATATATAGATCTGAGTGAGCCAGACAATTACGCAGATAACTTCGAGAAGTTACTGAGATGGATATATGACAAGCCCCTCTATACGAGGCCAGAAATAGGAAAGCGCCCGTCATTTTTAGAGGGATCAGAAGGTATTTCATTAGGGACTACTGCGACTCACAAAAGGGCGATATCCGCAATTAAAGAAAATAAGCCGTTTTTATCGGGCGCTCTAGATGAATATTTGACGACATTTGTGAGTAATCTAGATAAATTTAGAATTAAAGATAAAAATGGAGAATTTGACGATCAAGTAATAGATAGCCTTGAGAAATTTATCCCGTATCGAAATGAAGCAATTTCTTTGTTTGTAGCGTTAGCGCAATATGCGCCAACGGAAGAAAATATTTCGAAGTTACATCGTTTTTTCGAGGCATTAATACCTTATATGAATAGGCCTGAAAACGTGCATAGTTGGAATGAATGGGACTTCGACAACTTCAAGTTTATTGCACACGAACTGTTCCTCTATTTAGTAGCCGTTCTAATTAAGCATGAAAAATTCTCAGAAGTTAACCTTCTATTGAATCAAGAATATTATGTATCAGGTCAATCCGATTATGGTAAAGATGTGATGGTGGGTTACGATGCTTTTCGAACACACTTACGGTCATTGGAACATAGGAACACTCGGTTAAAATTGAACCGAGTATCACTGCATGCTGATCTAATGGAGCAGCGTAGCAAACTTTCAGGGATTGAGTTTAGATACCTTATGCAAGCTGACTTTATATTGTTCATGAGAGCCGAAGTGCAACAGTCTGACTATTACTCCCGCTGGTTTCCATACACCTTAGTTTATATTGGTCGGTTTCACAGCGCACTCGAGGTGTTCGCGAGATCTTCATCTAAGTCATATTTTGAAAAATCAAAATGTATTCTCGGTATAGATAAACCATCAGACCTCAATGAGTTGATGGAGGTTTATAGAACCGAGCGAAAGAGGTTGCCAGGGTGGCTGTTTGATTCATTTAGCCCACCGGTATTGCTAGGCTATGAACAATTAGCAACAAAGACATAA